The genomic interval GTACTTGATTTTATCAGGGTTATGCCAGGAGTACCAAAAGCAAAAGTGAAATCAAGAATCATTTTGACTCCTGAACATGCGAAGAGATTAATGAGTGCAATGCAGGATAATATAGAGAAATTCGAATCAATTAATGGCAGAATCAAAACTCAGGAAGAACCTTCAGGATTTCCAATGAACTTTGGCGGGCCAACAGCACAAGCTTAATTAAATAGAGGAGGAGAAAACAATTTTCTGCCTGTTTTCTCCTTAATTTTTTATTGATCGTTCGAGGAAATTGATGACTTCTGCCGACTGATCAGGAGAGAACCAATGGATTTGTATATCTCTTCTAAACCAGGTCAGCTGGCGCTTTGCAAATCGCCTGGTGTTCTGTTTGATCTTATCTACCGCAGTATCATAAGTAATTGTACCATCCAGATAATCAAAAAGCTCTGCATATCCAACAGTTTTCAGTGCATTCAGCTCTCTGAATTCAATTAAGGATTTTACTTCTTCTAACAGACCCTGCTCCAGCATTACATCTACACGATGATTAATGCGCTCATATAAAAGAGGTCTTTCCATATTCAAGCCGATCTTTATGATGTTAAAAGACCTTTCTTTCTTACTGTTTGTTAAAAATGAAGAGACTTTTTTTCCTGTAGACAGGAAAAATTCCAGTCCGCGGATGAGACGCTGTGTATTGGCCTGATCTACTTTTGCATAGTATTCTGGATCAACTGCTTCAAGCTGAGCTTTGATAGGTTCCAATCCTTCTGTTTCAAACAGCTGATTCAGCTGATTCCTGATTTCCATGTCTGTATCCGGCAATTCATCAAGTCCTTTAGTTACAGCATCCAGGTATAAACCAGATCCTCCAACCATAATTGCCAGATCATGTTTGGTAAAGATTTGATCCAATAGCCCTAAAGCTTGTTTTTCGAAATCTCCGGTACTGAAGAAGGTATTAATAGAGTGGGAATCAATAAAATGATGTTTAGCGGCAGCAAGCTCATCTGCATGGGGCTTTGCGGTTCCTATTGACATCTCTTTGAAAAACTGTCTGGAATCAGCAGAGATGATTTCTGTCCTGAAATGCTGGGCCAGCGTAATAGCTAAAGCTGTTTTACCTATTGCCGTTGGCCCTGCAATTACAATTAATGTTTTATTTTTTGCCATTGATATGGCTTAGTAATCTTCTTTACTATCGTACTCATCTTCATGATAATCTTCATCCTCAGAGAAATCATCCGAATCTGAATCGTCATCATCGGCATCTTCACTTTTTTCTGATGTAGTAATACCACGGCCATCCATTGCTTCAATTTCTTCTGTATCCTCAGGTACAAAGTCCATTTCGTTCAGGAAATCGAAATCATTAGAAATTGGGTTATTCGTTACGACTTCAGTTGGAATATTATTGGCATCAAAGATCTTAGGTGCCTCACCGATACTTTTGAAAAGTACAGGATATTCAATATTAGGATCTGCCTGCAAAATAATTTTGATCAGCTCTACATGGAACTCATAAGGGCGGTCAAAATTGTAGATATAATAAAATTTCTGATGTGGATCTTCAATAAAAGCACTTAGCCTGGATTTTTCCATTAAGCTTACACCGCGGTCGGTTTTCTTTTGCGTTGGGAGGTATGCGATTTCATCCCCTTTGATCCAATGATCAGAACTTACATAAAATGAAGAAGATTTTTCTGCATTATAACCTGTTGTGCGGTGTAGTGCTTTATGTAAATCTTCAAAAGTTTGCGTTGATTTGATATCGATCTCTCTGATCACTTCATCGTAATCGTCAAAACTAAGTCTGAATCTGTAAATTGCCATTTGTGCTGTATTTCTATATTATAAAATTATAAAATAAAATATGTTTTCACGAGTACATATTCATTTTATGAGATATGATGCCATTTTGAGCCATAATTCTATGAACTAAAACCCAGTGGTCACATTAATTATTTAGGTTGTTCTGTAATTGGTATGAGTCCAAATTCTTTTCCCTTGCGCAACATAAATGCTAACGCTTCACCAGGTGAATTTGTTATTTCGCCCTCCAGAATTGCTTCGCGGATTGCATTTTTAATCATGCCCACTTCTTTACCGGCAGCGAGGCCAAATACTTCCATGATGTCATTTCCTGAAACAGGAGGTTGCCAGTTTCTTATTTTGTCCCGCTCTTCTACATCTTTCAGCTTTTGCTTAACCAGCTCAAAGTTATTCCGGTATTTTTTTATTTTATATTCATTTTTAGTAGTTACATCCGCATTGCAGAGTAACATCAGGCTTTCAATATCCTCACCTGCATCAAATAAAACGCGTCTTACCGCAGAGTCTGTTACCACTTCCTGTGCGAGAACAATAGGACGTAAATGCAGCTGGACCATCTTTTGAACAAACTTCATCTTTTCGTTCAATGGTAATTTCAACTGTGAAAAGATCTGGGGAACCATTCTCGCTCCTTTATCTTCATGACCATGGAAAGTCCAGCCATGATTCTCCTCAAAGCGTTTAGTTGGTGGTTTGGCGATATCATGAAGAATCGCTGCCCAGCGTAACCAAAGATCCTCAGTAACTTCACAGATATTGTCCAGTACCTGCAAGGTATGGTAAAAATTATCTTTATGTCCTTTTCCTTTAATGATTTCTACTCCATATAAATTTGCCATTTGTGGAAATATGATATGAAGCAGGCCTGTATCGAACAAATATTTGAAGCCTATTGAAGGAACAGGGGAGAGGATAATTTTATTCAGTTCGTCTGTAATTCTTTCTTTGGAAACAATGCTGATCCTTTCCTTTTGTTTAGCAATTGCAGCTAATGCCTGCTCATCAATATTGAAATTCAATTGAGTCGCAAAACGGATCGCACGCATCATGCGTAAAGGATCGTCTGAAAAAGTAATTTCAGCATCCAGTGGCGTACGGATTAATTTATTATTTAAATCCTCTATACCATTAAAAGGATCAACCAGTTGTCCGAAATTATCTTTATTTAAAGAGATTGCCAAAGCATTGATTGTAAAGTCCCTTCTCAACTGATCATCCTTAATTGTACCATTTTCAACGATAGGTTTACGGGAATCAGCACGATAAGATTCTTTTCTTGCAC from Pedobacter sp. WC2423 carries:
- a CDS encoding DUF3467 domain-containing protein, encoding MENENNENQINIELSEEIAEGIFSNLAIITHSNTEFVLDFIRVMPGVPKAKVKSRIILTPEHAKRLMSAMQDNIEKFESINGRIKTQEEPSGFPMNFGGPTAQA
- the miaA gene encoding tRNA (adenosine(37)-N6)-dimethylallyltransferase MiaA, with translation MAKNKTLIVIAGPTAIGKTALAITLAQHFRTEIISADSRQFFKEMSIGTAKPHADELAAAKHHFIDSHSINTFFSTGDFEKQALGLLDQIFTKHDLAIMVGGSGLYLDAVTKGLDELPDTDMEIRNQLNQLFETEGLEPIKAQLEAVDPEYYAKVDQANTQRLIRGLEFFLSTGKKVSSFLTNSKKERSFNIIKIGLNMERPLLYERINHRVDVMLEQGLLEEVKSLIEFRELNALKTVGYAELFDYLDGTITYDTAVDKIKQNTRRFAKRQLTWFRRDIQIHWFSPDQSAEVINFLERSIKN
- a CDS encoding CCA tRNA nucleotidyltransferase, which produces MKKNLEHPVFKVMAGIADENHIEAYVIGGYVRDIFLKRPSKDIDVVVLGNGIEFAERTGKQLKSKVAVFKNFGTAMLKYRELELEFVGARKESYRADSRKPIVENGTIKDDQLRRDFTINALAISLNKDNFGQLVDPFNGIEDLNNKLIRTPLDAEITFSDDPLRMMRAIRFATQLNFNIDEQALAAIAKQKERISIVSKERITDELNKIILSPVPSIGFKYLFDTGLLHIIFPQMANLYGVEIIKGKGHKDNFYHTLQVLDNICEVTEDLWLRWAAILHDIAKPPTKRFEENHGWTFHGHEDKGARMVPQIFSQLKLPLNEKMKFVQKMVQLHLRPIVLAQEVVTDSAVRRVLFDAGEDIESLMLLCNADVTTKNEYKIKKYRNNFELVKQKLKDVEERDKIRNWQPPVSGNDIMEVFGLAAGKEVGMIKNAIREAILEGEITNSPGEALAFMLRKGKEFGLIPITEQPK